From the Cucurbita pepo subsp. pepo cultivar mu-cu-16 chromosome LG05, ASM280686v2, whole genome shotgun sequence genome, one window contains:
- the LOC111796083 gene encoding uncharacterized protein LOC111796083 — MLGKMLGRSSLYRSGSFRPENLGQNALALIGNLCFTLFVVGVLIFTIIAATYEPEDPLFHPSTKITTFLTSNSNATFKTDSTVMKTGEDFMAANQTAFATFLNETDIVKIIDAENSALGSATEGASPECNSNVDDPIDCRDPEVFHMMMETTIERFKDIHFYRFGKPVRGSNDSTCDMAWRFRPKEGKIASFYKDYRRFVITRSANCTLSIVSIGDYHSGVNARKKKKNPKNNFEKKMEQLEHAVSLPVVGEVVNDSLPVVESEGSFSQGKYLVYEMSGDKCKSMNHYLWSFLCALGEAQYLNRTLVMDLKICLSSIYTSSKQDEEGKDFRFYFDFEHLKESASILDQGQFWSDWEKWQKKDRLGLYLVEDFRITPMKLADVKDALIFRKFGSAEPDNYWYRVCEGETESVVKRPWHLIWKSRRLMDIVSSIASRLNWDYDSVHIVRGEKAKNKELWPNLDVDTSPDTLLSTLQEKLETGRNLYIATNEPNTDYFDPLKDKFSTHFLDEYKDLWGKDSEWYTETMNLNNGTPVEFDGYMRVSVDTEVFLRGKKQLETFNDLTNDCKDGINTCSVASN, encoded by the coding sequence ATGCTTGGAAAGATGTTGGGTCGGTCTTCTCTTTACAGAAGTGGAAGTTTTAGACCAGAGAATCTGGGTCAGAATGCGCTTGCTCTTATTGGAAATCTTTGTTTCACTCTGTTTGTGGTtggggttttgatttttactATAATCGCGGCCACTTACGAGCCTGAGGACCCACTTTTTCACCCATCGACCAAGATCACTACCTTTCTCACGTCTAACTCCAATGCCACTTTTAAAACTGATAGCACTGTGATGAAGACTGGGGAGGATTTCATGGCTGCCAATCAAACTGCATTTGCAACATTTCTTAATGAAACTGATATTGTCAAAATCATTGATGCTGAAAACTCTGCTTTGGGTTCTGCTACTGAAGGAGCTTCACCTGAGTGCAATAGCAATGTGGATGACCCCATCGATTGTCGCGACCCCGAGGTTTTCCATATGATGATGGAGACCACCATAGAACGATTCAAGGACATTCACTTTTATCGGTTTGGGAAACCGGTTCGTGGTTCTAACGACAGCACCTGTGATATGGCATGGCGATTTCGACCCAAGGAAGGGAAGATTGcttctttttataaagattataGGAGGTTTGTGATTACTAGATCTGCTAATTGTACTCTTAGTATCGTTAGCATAGGTGACTACCACAGTGGTGTTAAtgcaaggaagaagaaaaagaatccgaaaaataattttgagaagaaaatggagcAGCTAGAGCATGCAGTGTCTTTGCCTGTTGTTGGGGAAGTTGTGAATGATTCACTACCGGTGGTCGAGTCTGAAGGCTCATTTAGTCAGGGGAAGTACTTGGTTTACGAGATGAGCGGAGATAAATGCAAGAGCATGAACCATTACTTGTGGAGTTTCTTATGTGCTTTAGGTGAAGCTCAGTATTTGAACCGCACATTAGTTatggatttgaaaatttgtctGTCTTCGATCTATACTTCATCGAAGCAAGATGAGGAAGGAAAGGATTTCaggttttattttgattttgagcaTCTGAAAGAGTCCGCATCCATCTTGGACCAGGGTCAGTTTTGGTCTGATTGGGAGAAATGGCAAAAGAAAGATCGTTTAGGCCTTTATCTTGTTGAGGACTTTCGCATCACACCTATGAAGCTTGCCGACGTAAAGGATGCCTTGATATTCAGAAAGTTCGGATCTGCAGAACCAGATAATTATTGGTATCGCGTCTGTGAAGGAGAAACGGAATCCGTAGTTAAGCGACCATGGCATTTGATTTGGAAATCAAGACGTCTGATGGATATAGTATCTTCAATTGCATCAAGATTGAACTGGGATTATGACTCAGTCCACATAGTGAGAGGCGAGAAAGCAAAGAACAAGGAGCTCTGGCCAAATCTTGACGTTGATACTTCACCTGATACGCTTCTTTCGACGTTGCAAGAGAAGCTTGAAACTGGAAGGAACCTTTACATTGCTACCAATGAGCCAAACACGGATTACTTCGACCCCTTGAAAGACAAATTCTCTACCCATTTCCTCGACGAGTACAAGGATCTTTGGGGCAAAGACAGCGAATGGTACACAGAAACAATGAATCTTAACAATGGGACACCAGTTGAATTTGATGGATATATGAGAGTATCAGTAGACACAGAGGTGTTCTTAAGAGGCAAAAAGCAGCTAGAAACATTCAACGACCTCACAAACGATTGCAAGGATGGAATCAACACCTGCAGTGTTGCATCTAATTAG
- the LOC111796087 gene encoding uncharacterized protein LOC111796087 isoform X1: protein MAEKGSSSPLPKFGEWDVNDPASAEGFTVIFNKARNEKKTGGLPDSPAKDDPSYKHGAVLGKSQPKKWFCCLQAAES from the exons ATGGCG GAAAAAGGCAGTAGCAGTCCCTTACCAAAGTTCGGCGAATGGGATGTCAATGATCCCGCATCTGCCGAGGGATTCACAGTCATCTTCAATAAAGCCAGGAACGAGAAAAAGACTGGTGGCTTACCTGACTCTCCTGCAAAGGATGACCCTTCATATAAGCATGGCGCTGTTCTTGGAAAGTCTCAGCCT AAAAAATGGTTTTGCTGCTTGCAAGCTGCAGAATCATAA
- the LOC111796084 gene encoding uncharacterized protein LOC111796084 produces the protein MGLLQKWRRASGNQTAGDPVGEKASPIENERGGSGDGDGGGYGGERRDWTTSILLFSFWAGLMFYVFNLAPNRTPSMDMYLLKKLLNLKSDDGFKMNEVLVSLWYIMGLWPLVYGMLLLPSGRSSNSNVPVWPFLVLSFFLGAYALLPYFVLRKPPPPRVEEDELKRWPLNFLESKFTSGITFAAGLGILFYAGLAGESAWKEFYQYFRESRFIHAMSIDFMLLSSFAPFWVYNDMTARKWYDKGSWLVPFSVVPFLGPALYLILRPLPTTTTTTIPHNAAAS, from the exons ATGGGTTTGCTTCAAAAATGGCGGAGAGCATCGGGAAATCAAACTGCAGGAGACCCAGTTGGGGAAAAAGCGAGCCCGATAGAAAACGAGCGCGGCGGTAGCGGCGACGGCGATGGCGGCGGATATGGTGGGGAGAGAAGAGACTGGACGACCTCGATTCTGCTGTTTTCTTTCTGGGCTGGTCTAATGTTTTATGTCTTCAATCTCGCTCCGAATCGGACTCCG TCAATGGACATGTATctcttgaagaagcttttgaaCTTAAAAAGTGACGATGGCTTCAAAATGAATGAAGTGCTTGTGTCTCTTTGGTATATTATGGGCTTGTGGCCACTGGTTTATGGCATGCTGCTGCTTCCTTCTGGCAGAAG CTCAAATAGCAATGTTCCTGTCTGGCCTTTCCTAGTACTGTCGTTCTTCTTGGGTGCCTATGctcttcttccatattttGTACTTCGGAAGCCACCGCCACCTCgtgttgaagaagatgaactcAAGAGATGGCCTTTGAATTTCCTCGAGTCCAAATTCACTTCTGGG ATAACATTTGCTGCAGGACTCGGTATACTATTTTATGCTGGATTAGCTGGTGAGAGTGCGTGGAAGGAATTCTACCAGTACTTCAGAGAGAGCAGATTT ATCCATGCCATGAGCATCGACTTCATGCTACTATCTTCATTTGCTCCATTTTGGGTTTACAATGACATGACTGCTCGAAAATG GTACGACAAAGGATCTTGGCTCGTTCCGTTTTCGGTCGTGCCATTTTTAGGTCCTGCCTTGTATCTCATCCTGCGACCGTTGCCTACTACGACGACGACTACCATTCCACACAACGCAGCTGCATCTTAA
- the LOC111796087 gene encoding uncharacterized protein LOC111796087 isoform X2 produces MQEKGSSSPLPKFGEWDVNDPASAEGFTVIFNKARNEKKTGGLPDSPAKDDPSYKHGAVLGKSQPKKWFCCLQAAES; encoded by the exons ATGCAGGAAAAAGGCAGTAGCAGTCCCTTACCAAAGTTCGGCGAATGGGATGTCAATGATCCCGCATCTGCCGAGGGATTCACAGTCATCTTCAATAAAGCCAGGAACGAGAAAAAGACTGGTGGCTTACCTGACTCTCCTGCAAAGGATGACCCTTCATATAAGCATGGCGCTGTTCTTGGAAAGTCTCAGCCT AAAAAATGGTTTTGCTGCTTGCAAGCTGCAGAATCATAA
- the LOC111796086 gene encoding probable E3 ubiquitin-protein ligase XERICO codes for MGLSSLPAPSEGVLGVILVNTAISISIFKGIVRSILHVVGIHLSAPSSSDSMENSPESIDFCLNPNGGYIEEFRSRIPAILFDKVRSCKWLEHDCSVCLTQFEPESEINHLSCGHVFHRVCLEKWLDYWNVTCPLCRTPLMPEEETASCFW; via the coding sequence ATGGGTCTCTCCAGCCTTCCTGCCCCTTCTGAAGGAGTACTAGGAGTGATCCTTGTGAATACGGCAATATCGATTTCCATCTTCAAAGGCATAGTTCGGTCGATCCTCCATGTCGTTGGCATCCATCTTTCGGCACCATCATCATCAGATTCCATGGAGAATTCTCCTGAATCCATAGACTTCTGTCTTAATCCAAATGGAGGCTACATTGAAGAGTTTCGTAGTCGGATCCCAGCGATTCTGTTCGACAAAGTTCGTAGCTGCAAATGGCTAGAACACGACTGCTCCGTCTGCCTTACCCAATTTGAACCTGAATCAGAGATTAACCATTTATCTTGTGGCCATGTTTTCCACAGAGTGTGCTTGGAGAAGTGGCTGGACTACTGGAACGTTACTTGCCCACTGTGTCGAACTCCATTAATGCCCGAAGAAGAGACAGCCTCCTGCTTCTGGTGA